DNA sequence from the Pichia kudriavzevii chromosome 4, complete sequence genome:
TGCTACCCAGCCAACACGTGAAAGAACTGCACATCTGTTGATATAAGAATTATCACTGTTATTATCGTCATCATTACCACCATTAACATTTAAATTAGAGTTCGAGCTCGTGTCACTACCGGAAGAGTTTGCAGAATTTACATCTCCCCACGAACTAACAAATGGAGACTCTGATCCTATATCCGGAGTTGTCGATAGATTATTATTGCCGTCGAGCCAAGATCTGATTACCGTAATATTATAGACTAATCCGGGATCGGAAAGTTCATCAAACAGTATAGGCGTCGGTTGCAGTGGTGCCCAAGACCAAAGTGAAAATTCAAGGAATACAGATATGTCAACAAGATTCTTAAATGGAGTGCTTATTATAGGGTTATGACCACAGATTATACTCTCTCTGTATGTCGAGAGGTTGAACGGCAAATATGATGAGTCatatgaaaaagaaatcaagttAGGGTTGGGTCCATCTTCTAACCGCGTGCAATTACTTCTTGAAAAGTGTGTAAATGAAATGTCTAAGACATTAGTGTCATCTGGTGAGTTTAACGATTCAATAGTGCTTGAAACAAACAGCTGGTCATCACTTACAGGAAGGTCAGTTTCGTTAAAGGGTGTTTTGTTCTCTATAATAATAGGGAAAAGACGAGACCTTGTCTTTGACAATAAATATTCAAGAGAAGGCAACTTGGTTGTATCTATCAGATATGGTAACGCAACATTAGGAATTTGAGCAATTATAGACAAATCCTGCACACCGGAGTTTATTAGAGAGGCTGGAACAGTGACATTCGttggaaaagaaatggCGTTCAAGCGCAAAAGTAGAAACAAAGTATTGAAATTCAAGTTGTTATTCGTTGCAAGGATGTAGTCAGATAAAGTATTAACCACAGATGTCAAATTGAAGCTATTAACTAGACATTCATCGGGTACATTCTTGTCTCTCTGTTGTAGAACCTTCTTTTTCGGACACACTAACCACTTACCGTTTCCTTCGTTGTAAAAAAGATCAAGCACAAGGGTTTTAACCCCCACGTTTAACAATGTTCTCAAGTTGGCCAATCCTGTCTGGTTATATCCAAACGGTTCGAACACCACGTCTCGCAATGAGACTCCAGCACCAACCCCGTAACCAATGGATTCGTTTTGTGAAACATCTCTCTGTGTTCTTATGGCAACCGCACGAGATCGTGAAAGGTTTGGCCATGTTTCACCTTGGGTATTGTTATATAGTTCATCCATTATTTGTACTTTTGTATCCTTCATTTGCGGATCAAAACTAGGTAAAGAGAATCCTtcgttgatttcaatagCATTGGTAAATGCACATTG
Encoded proteins:
- a CDS encoding uncharacterized protein (PKUD0D05780; similar to Saccharomyces cerevisiae YHR151C (MTC6); ancestral locus Anc_5.102), with amino-acid sequence MISVGKCICFCILIIQCAFTNAIEINEGFSLPSFDPQMKDTKVQIMDELYNNTQGETWPNLSRSRAVAIRTQRDVSQNESIGYGVGAGVSLRDVVFEPFGYNQTGLANLRTLLNVGVKTLVLDLFYNEGNGKWLVCPKKKVLQQRDKNVPDECLVNSFNLTSVVNTLSDYILATNNNLNFNTLFLLLRLNAISFPTNVTVPASLINSGVQDLSIIAQIPNVALPYLIDTTKLPSLEYLLSKTRSRLFPIIIENKTPFNETDLPVSDDQLFVSSTIESLNSPDDTNVLDISFTHFSRSNCTRLEDGPNPNLISFSYDSSYLPFNLSTYRESIICGHNPIISTPFKNLVDISVFLEFSLWSWAPLQPTPILFDELSDPGLVYNITVIRSWLDGNNNLSTTPDIGSESPFVSSWGDVNSANSSGSDTSSNSNLNVNGGNDDDNNSDNSYINRCAVLSRVGWVATSCERSFRTICQNTRNLSDYWISQEKKSYVRSIKTCEQLDGDYTMVLPKTYFEQSHLIEMMPKDQLFLWINLNSMSTENCWVVGLTATCPYQEVVSRHIFAQMISPSAAMAWMLITIFILFQFRRLPVHKNRKHWKKLLNEKLKGDLDGVPS